From Arthrobacter sp. FW306-2-2C-D06B, a single genomic window includes:
- the thiL gene encoding thiamine-phosphate kinase: MSIEQQTVGELSEGELLARIFPRLNHSSSVLLGPGDDAAVVAAPDGRTLISIDTQTQDQDFRLEWNNGYLTTGYDVGWKSAAQNLSDINAMGGTAVSLVVSLTMPPGTPVRWVEDFADGLTAGMVGLGAADCSVAGGDLGRGREIAVTVAVVGTMHGFPAVLRSGARPGDTVALAGTVGRAAAGLALLESTIPVGELNAAQRGLMDSQCRPLPPLAAGPLGAKAGATAMMDVSDGLLRDGARLAEASGVALDLDPIALKALATPLEAASAPLGQDPMDWILGGGEDHGLLATFPANVQLPSGFTAIGSIQAVAEGQHSGVRIAGIPADTVGWDHFAD; encoded by the coding sequence GTGTCCATAGAACAACAGACTGTCGGCGAGCTGTCCGAAGGCGAGCTCCTCGCGCGCATCTTTCCGCGCCTGAACCACAGCAGCAGCGTGCTGCTCGGGCCGGGGGACGACGCCGCCGTCGTCGCCGCGCCGGATGGCCGGACCCTCATTTCCATCGACACCCAGACCCAGGACCAGGACTTCCGCCTGGAATGGAACAACGGATACCTGACCACGGGGTATGACGTCGGCTGGAAATCGGCAGCGCAGAATCTCAGCGACATCAACGCGATGGGTGGTACCGCAGTGTCCCTCGTCGTCAGCTTGACCATGCCGCCCGGCACTCCGGTGCGGTGGGTCGAGGACTTCGCGGATGGCCTGACGGCGGGCATGGTCGGCTTGGGGGCTGCCGATTGTTCGGTTGCCGGGGGAGACCTGGGCCGTGGCCGCGAAATCGCGGTGACGGTCGCCGTCGTCGGAACAATGCACGGGTTCCCTGCTGTCCTGCGCTCCGGGGCACGTCCGGGAGACACTGTGGCCCTTGCCGGAACTGTTGGACGCGCTGCAGCCGGGCTGGCCCTGCTCGAAAGCACCATACCCGTAGGCGAGCTGAACGCTGCCCAGCGCGGACTCATGGATAGCCAGTGCCGGCCGCTGCCGCCTCTTGCCGCAGGACCGCTGGGTGCCAAGGCAGGAGCCACGGCCATGATGGATGTCTCGGACGGGCTTTTGCGCGACGGCGCCCGTCTCGCCGAAGCCAGTGGCGTGGCACTCGACCTCGACCCCATCGCACTCAAGGCCCTCGCCACTCCCTTGGAAGCTGCCTCGGCTCCTCTTGGCCAGGATCCCATGGACTGGATCCTGGGGGGCGGAGAGGACCACGGCCTGTTGGCGACATTTCCAGCAAATGTTCAGCTACCTTCCGGCTTCACTGCGATAGGCTCGATCCAGGCCGTTGCCGAAGGACAGCACAGCGGCGTCCGGATAGCGGGAATCCCCGCTGACACCGTGGGATGGGATCACTTTGCAGACTAA
- the rsmD gene encoding 16S rRNA (guanine(966)-N(2))-methyltransferase RsmD, producing the protein MSRIIAGVVGGNPLVSVPGNATRPTTDRVKEALFSRLEALDAIDDARVLDLYAGSGSLGIESASRGARSAELVESDARASEVCQRNADMANQVLGRRIVSVTRSKVESFLERAADDVLWDLVFLDPPYPLDEPSLKAVLAKLAFHLDEGAVVVVERSSRSPEPDWPDTLERFADKKYGETKLWFAEPV; encoded by the coding sequence GTGAGCCGGATCATTGCCGGCGTGGTCGGCGGCAATCCGCTGGTCAGCGTCCCTGGAAACGCCACCAGGCCGACGACGGACCGTGTCAAGGAGGCGTTGTTCTCGCGGCTCGAGGCTCTAGATGCGATCGACGATGCCCGGGTGCTGGATCTTTATGCGGGTTCGGGGTCCCTCGGCATCGAAAGTGCCAGCCGGGGCGCGCGCTCGGCCGAACTCGTGGAGTCTGATGCACGCGCCTCCGAGGTCTGCCAGCGAAATGCCGACATGGCCAACCAGGTGCTGGGACGGAGGATTGTCTCCGTCACTCGTTCCAAAGTGGAGTCCTTCCTGGAACGCGCGGCGGATGACGTTCTCTGGGACCTCGTGTTCCTGGATCCGCCCTATCCCTTGGATGAGCCTTCCCTGAAGGCTGTCCTCGCCAAGCTCGCCTTCCACCTCGATGAAGGTGCCGTGGTGGTCGTCGAGCGTTCCTCACGGTCCCCGGAACCGGACTGGCCGGACACCCTCGAGCGGTTTGCCGACAAGAAGTACGGCGAAACCAAGCTCTGGTTCGCCGAACCCGTCTAA
- a CDS encoding DUF3515 family protein → MQQTKAAAHVRALCSLAAAAVSVLTLAACSPVADVKPAADAANAACAPMMVSLPDTIGDAALRKTNSQGTAAWGDPSVLILRCGVNVPGPTTDRCVTVNDVDWVIKEGDPVWTLTTYGREPATEILMDPNKISSATVLADLAPAAAKIKAVRKCVGQPELLQNLPTTTPGK, encoded by the coding sequence ATGCAACAAACGAAAGCCGCTGCGCACGTCCGCGCCCTGTGTTCCCTGGCAGCCGCGGCGGTTTCGGTCCTCACGCTTGCAGCCTGCTCTCCCGTCGCCGACGTGAAGCCTGCGGCAGATGCCGCGAATGCGGCTTGTGCGCCCATGATGGTGTCGCTCCCGGACACCATCGGCGACGCCGCCCTGCGGAAGACCAACAGCCAGGGCACGGCGGCATGGGGCGACCCGTCTGTGTTGATTCTGCGTTGCGGCGTCAATGTGCCCGGCCCCACGACGGACCGTTGCGTCACCGTCAACGACGTCGACTGGGTCATCAAGGAAGGCGACCCGGTATGGACCCTGACTACCTACGGGCGCGAGCCCGCAACTGAAATCCTCATGGACCCGAACAAAATCAGCTCCGCCACGGTCCTTGCCGATTTGGCACCCGCCGCGGCGAAAATCAAGGCCGTTCGCAAGTGCGTAGGTCAGCCGGAGCTGCTGCAGAACCTGCCCACGACTACTCCCGGCAAGTAG
- the coaD gene encoding pantetheine-phosphate adenylyltransferase translates to MRRAVCPGSFDPIHNGHLEVIARAAGLFDEVVVAVSTNYAKKYRFSLEERMDMARETLASLRGIIVEPMGEGLLAEYCRHRGISAIVKGLRSSSDFDYELPMATMNRQLSGVETVFLPAEAHYLHLSSTLIKEISLLGGDVSDFVPKSVLKRLLAGGSAAE, encoded by the coding sequence ATGAGACGCGCAGTGTGCCCTGGCTCCTTCGACCCCATCCACAACGGACATCTGGAAGTCATTGCGAGGGCCGCCGGCCTGTTCGATGAAGTCGTCGTCGCCGTGTCCACCAACTATGCGAAGAAGTACCGCTTCAGCTTGGAAGAACGCATGGACATGGCTAGGGAGACCCTCGCTTCCTTGCGGGGCATCATCGTGGAGCCCATGGGTGAGGGATTGCTGGCGGAGTACTGCAGGCACCGGGGAATTTCGGCGATCGTCAAGGGCCTGCGCTCGTCCTCGGATTTCGACTACGAACTTCCCATGGCCACCATGAACCGCCAATTGTCCGGCGTCGAGACTGTCTTTCTTCCGGCGGAGGCCCACTACCTCCATTTGTCTTCCACTCTCATCAAGGAAATCTCCCTTCTGGGCGGAGATGTCTCCGATTTCGTGCCTAAATCGGTACTCAAGAGGCTCCTCGCTGGCGGGTCGGCAGCGGAGTAG
- a CDS encoding ATP-dependent DNA helicase RecG, with translation MNTELHLPLERRIGKRSSSVIEKHLGLDTVGELLNYFPRRYLSRGELTPISKLPLDEEATLIARVLSNSTRQMRARRGSLTDVVVTDEASGEQIPGTLKISFFNGFRARAELQPGRRVMFSGKVSRYGGSLGMTNPDFMLLDEDPELAGSVDPEKLAAMPIPVYPATAKLTSWSIHKVITTLLDTIDVDSIEDPLPVDIASREKFLGVGEAYRLIHSPETAADWQRARDRFRYQEALVLQTALARRRAQLAAEEATARRPVPEGLLAAFDRQLPFTLTAGQAAVGKTLSHELAQDSPMNRLLQGEVGSGKTIVALRAMLQVVDAGGQAALLAPTEVLAAQHFDSIRRTLGPLARDGLFGGAGMLGGAGLLDTDPGNGPGSVQVALLTGSMPTAARKQAMLDAASGNAGIVIGTHALLSDKTSFQDLGLIVVDEQHRFGVEQRDALRAKANRPPHLLVMTATPIPRTVAMTVFGDLETSVLDELPAGRAPISTHVVGLAENPGWAARIWKRSREEIDAGHQVYVVCPKIGDDDDGDFSPGEAEPSDAELSEEGPARELASVNAVVETLSQEPALRGVRVEPLHGRQDPVLKSETMASFTANQTQLLVSTTVIEVGVDVHNATLMVILDADRFGISQLHQLRGRVGRGGLPGTCLLVTTLEPGHPSRRRLDAVASTTDGFELSQEDLKLRREGDILGASQSGGRSTLKLLRVLEHEDVIARARTDAQRLVADDPGLDGQQALAAAIDEYLNPEKEAFLERG, from the coding sequence ATGAATACTGAGCTTCACCTTCCCCTCGAGCGGAGGATCGGCAAACGCTCCTCGTCCGTCATCGAGAAGCACCTTGGCCTGGACACTGTCGGGGAGCTGCTCAACTACTTTCCCCGGCGCTACCTGAGCCGTGGGGAGCTCACGCCCATCAGCAAACTGCCGTTGGATGAAGAGGCCACCCTCATTGCCAGGGTCCTGTCCAATTCCACCCGGCAAATGCGCGCAAGGCGGGGATCGTTGACGGACGTCGTGGTCACGGACGAGGCCAGCGGCGAGCAGATTCCTGGAACCCTTAAAATCAGTTTCTTCAACGGCTTCCGTGCCCGCGCTGAGCTTCAGCCAGGGCGCCGCGTGATGTTTTCCGGCAAGGTCAGCCGCTACGGTGGCTCCTTGGGCATGACCAACCCGGACTTCATGCTGCTCGACGAGGACCCGGAGCTTGCCGGTTCCGTCGATCCGGAAAAGCTGGCGGCCATGCCCATTCCCGTTTACCCGGCCACAGCCAAGCTCACCAGTTGGTCCATCCACAAGGTCATCACCACGCTCCTGGACACCATCGATGTGGACAGCATCGAGGATCCGCTGCCTGTCGACATTGCGTCCCGGGAGAAATTCCTGGGGGTAGGGGAAGCGTACCGGCTGATCCATTCGCCGGAAACGGCGGCGGATTGGCAGCGCGCCCGTGACCGGTTCCGCTACCAGGAAGCACTGGTTCTGCAGACTGCCCTGGCGCGGCGCCGGGCCCAGTTGGCTGCAGAAGAGGCCACCGCCCGTCGGCCCGTGCCCGAAGGGCTCCTTGCTGCCTTCGACCGGCAGCTGCCGTTCACGCTGACTGCCGGCCAGGCCGCCGTCGGAAAGACGCTTTCCCACGAGCTGGCACAGGACTCGCCGATGAACCGCTTGCTGCAGGGCGAAGTTGGTTCCGGAAAAACGATTGTGGCCTTGAGGGCCATGCTGCAAGTGGTGGATGCCGGCGGGCAGGCCGCACTTCTCGCCCCCACGGAGGTCCTCGCGGCACAGCACTTCGACTCCATCCGGAGGACCCTGGGCCCGCTGGCCCGGGACGGTTTGTTCGGAGGCGCCGGAATGCTGGGCGGGGCCGGGTTGTTGGACACCGACCCCGGGAACGGCCCCGGGTCGGTCCAGGTCGCCTTGCTCACAGGCTCCATGCCGACGGCTGCCCGCAAGCAAGCCATGCTGGACGCGGCCTCGGGCAATGCCGGCATTGTGATCGGCACCCATGCGCTGCTGAGTGACAAAACCTCGTTCCAGGACCTAGGGCTGATCGTGGTGGACGAGCAGCACCGCTTTGGGGTGGAGCAGCGTGACGCCCTGCGTGCCAAGGCCAACCGCCCGCCCCACCTGCTGGTGATGACCGCTACTCCGATTCCACGCACTGTGGCCATGACAGTCTTCGGCGACCTGGAAACGTCCGTGCTGGACGAACTCCCTGCAGGCCGCGCGCCCATCTCCACCCACGTTGTCGGGCTCGCGGAAAACCCGGGGTGGGCGGCCAGGATCTGGAAACGCTCGCGGGAAGAGATCGACGCCGGCCATCAGGTGTACGTCGTGTGTCCCAAGATCGGAGACGACGACGACGGCGACTTCAGCCCGGGCGAAGCGGAACCAAGCGACGCCGAACTTTCGGAGGAGGGCCCCGCGCGCGAGCTCGCTTCGGTGAACGCCGTCGTCGAAACGCTCAGCCAGGAGCCGGCCCTGCGCGGCGTGCGGGTGGAGCCACTCCACGGCCGGCAGGATCCGGTACTCAAGTCCGAAACCATGGCCTCGTTCACTGCCAACCAGACCCAGCTGCTGGTGTCCACGACAGTGATCGAGGTGGGGGTGGATGTCCATAACGCCACGCTGATGGTGATCCTTGATGCTGACCGTTTCGGCATTTCGCAACTCCACCAGCTGCGCGGGAGGGTGGGCCGCGGCGGCCTTCCCGGCACGTGCCTGCTGGTCACGACGCTCGAGCCTGGCCATCCAAGCCGCAGGCGCCTTGACGCCGTTGCTTCGACTACCGACGGTTTCGAACTTTCCCAGGAAGACCTCAAGCTGCGCCGCGAAGGCGATATCCTGGGCGCCTCGCAGTCCGGTGGGCGCTCCACCCTGAAGCTGTTGCGTGTCCTGGAGCATGAGGACGTGATCGCCCGCGCCCGCACCGATGCACAGCGGCTCGTCGCGGACGATCCCGGGCTGGACGGCCAACAGGCCCTGGCAGCCGCGATCGACGAATATCTTAACCCCGAAAAGGAGGCGTTCCTTGAACGCGGCTAA
- a CDS encoding spermidine synthase: protein MSTAQSHEGRRFLRATGQHAAIEADTLIDGAYILRIGDAEQSHVNLAEPSEIFYEYLRRIGHVVDLVAPGGQAITALHLGAGALTLARYIEATRPGSEQHAVELERELLDFVLQKLPMPDGTRLETHIGDARETLAELPAELEFDVVILDIFSGPEAPAHIACQEFYEEAAGRLRPDGVLIVNVGDEAALTLVSSQAAAMRRAMPDVAAFAEAGMFAGRYPGNIILVGTRRPWPPDWTAELLARGPHPAAVLSGVELDRLSG, encoded by the coding sequence GTGTCAACTGCGCAAAGCCACGAGGGACGGCGTTTCCTGCGGGCCACCGGCCAACATGCCGCGATCGAAGCCGACACATTGATCGACGGCGCGTACATCCTGCGCATCGGCGACGCAGAGCAATCCCATGTCAATCTCGCGGAACCCTCGGAAATCTTCTACGAGTACCTGCGCAGGATCGGCCATGTGGTGGATCTGGTGGCGCCAGGCGGGCAAGCGATCACTGCCCTTCATCTCGGCGCCGGGGCCTTGACCCTGGCCCGCTACATCGAGGCGACGAGGCCCGGTTCGGAACAGCACGCCGTCGAGCTCGAACGTGAATTGCTCGACTTCGTGCTGCAGAAGTTGCCCATGCCGGACGGCACCCGCCTGGAGACGCATATTGGCGACGCACGCGAAACCCTCGCCGAACTGCCCGCGGAACTCGAGTTCGACGTCGTGATCCTGGACATCTTCTCCGGTCCCGAGGCACCGGCACATATTGCGTGCCAGGAGTTCTACGAAGAGGCCGCGGGGCGGCTCCGGCCCGATGGGGTGCTCATCGTCAATGTCGGCGACGAAGCGGCCCTGACCTTGGTGAGCAGCCAGGCCGCCGCGATGCGACGGGCGATGCCCGACGTTGCGGCCTTCGCCGAGGCCGGCATGTTCGCCGGCCGGTACCCCGGCAACATCATCCTGGTGGGGACGCGCCGGCCGTGGCCGCCCGATTGGACGGCGGAACTCCTCGCCCGTGGGCCGCACCCGGCGGCGGTGCTGAGCGGAGTGGAGCTGGACCGGCTTTCCGGCTAG
- a CDS encoding aminotransferase class I/II-fold pyridoxal phosphate-dependent enzyme → MTSPASLSQNTSAAPWQRAASGANLLSADGSLGVTIFEEMTTLAMSTGAINLGQGFPDEDGPAEIKAAAQAAITAGANQYAPGKGIPELREAIAAHQERFYGLTPDPQTEVIVTTGATEAIAAALLAFIEPGDEVLTFEPFYDSYGAIIGLAGAKHVTAPLLAPDFLPDLDALESAFSERTKVVLLNNPHNPTGAVFPREVLERVVELARKYDAVILSDEVYEHLTFGVQHLPVAGIPGAAERSVTISSAGKTFSFTGWKIGWLSGPAHLVAAIRTVKQFLSYSSGTPFQSAISVGLALPDEFYTGIASTLQHKRDILAEGLRAAGFGVYTPQGTYFINVDTEPLGINDSVDLARRLPGLVGVAAIPVPVFCHPEGAERTRSLLRFAFCKKTEILEEAAARLATLRDKL, encoded by the coding sequence GTGACGAGCCCGGCCTCTCTCAGCCAGAACACGTCCGCCGCCCCTTGGCAACGTGCCGCAAGCGGCGCCAACCTGCTTTCGGCCGACGGCAGCCTCGGAGTGACCATCTTCGAAGAGATGACCACCCTGGCAATGTCCACCGGAGCCATCAACCTGGGCCAAGGATTCCCGGACGAGGACGGGCCGGCGGAAATCAAGGCAGCAGCGCAAGCAGCCATCACGGCGGGAGCCAACCAATACGCGCCAGGCAAAGGGATCCCCGAACTTCGCGAGGCCATCGCCGCACACCAGGAACGCTTCTACGGACTGACCCCGGACCCGCAGACCGAGGTCATTGTGACCACGGGGGCTACTGAAGCCATCGCCGCCGCATTGCTCGCATTCATCGAACCGGGCGACGAAGTCCTGACCTTCGAGCCCTTCTATGACTCCTATGGCGCCATCATCGGACTCGCCGGCGCCAAGCATGTGACCGCTCCCTTGCTGGCGCCGGACTTCCTTCCGGACCTGGACGCTCTGGAATCGGCATTCAGTGAACGCACCAAGGTTGTCCTCCTCAACAACCCGCACAACCCCACGGGCGCGGTCTTCCCGCGCGAGGTGCTGGAACGCGTCGTCGAGCTCGCCCGGAAATACGACGCCGTGATCCTCAGCGACGAAGTCTACGAGCACCTCACCTTCGGTGTGCAGCACCTTCCGGTCGCCGGCATCCCGGGAGCGGCCGAGCGAAGTGTCACGATTTCCTCGGCCGGCAAGACGTTTTCGTTCACCGGCTGGAAGATCGGCTGGCTCAGTGGACCGGCCCACCTTGTGGCGGCGATCCGCACCGTCAAACAATTCCTCAGCTACAGTTCCGGGACCCCGTTCCAAAGCGCGATCTCGGTAGGCCTTGCCCTGCCTGATGAGTTCTACACCGGCATCGCGTCCACTCTCCAGCACAAGCGGGACATCCTGGCCGAGGGACTGCGGGCCGCGGGCTTCGGCGTCTACACACCGCAGGGAACCTACTTCATCAACGTTGACACCGAGCCTCTCGGCATCAACGACTCGGTGGACTTGGCACGAAGGCTGCCGGGGCTCGTAGGAGTGGCCGCCATCCCCGTTCCCGTGTTTTGCCACCCGGAAGGCGCGGAAAGGACGCGCAGCCTTCTCCGATTCGCGTTCTGCAAGAAGACGGAAATACTGGAAGAAGCGGCCGCCCGGCTGGCCACCCTGCGGGACAAGCTCTGA
- a CDS encoding YceD family protein, with the protein MTLDVKDLGRSPGSMRTLTEHVPAPSDLGVALIGVQEGSDIELDLRLEAVHEGILVSGTVFAEVKGECGRCLDPLAYDLEVNVQELFFYEGVELSDEEDDEEQRRVEHDLIDLEPVLRDAVVTMLPFQPVCREDCQGLCSICGVRLEDEPGHHHEDLDPRWAALAELAKTDRQTD; encoded by the coding sequence TTGACGCTGGACGTCAAGGACCTCGGACGTAGTCCAGGAAGCATGCGGACGCTCACGGAACATGTACCCGCGCCAAGTGACCTTGGCGTGGCACTCATTGGCGTTCAGGAAGGCTCGGATATCGAGCTCGACCTGAGGCTTGAGGCCGTACACGAAGGAATTCTGGTATCTGGAACCGTGTTCGCTGAAGTCAAGGGCGAATGCGGACGATGCCTGGATCCCCTTGCGTATGACCTTGAGGTCAATGTGCAAGAACTTTTCTTCTATGAGGGCGTGGAGCTCTCGGACGAAGAAGACGATGAAGAGCAACGTCGAGTCGAGCACGATCTAATCGATCTTGAACCGGTGTTGCGGGACGCGGTTGTAACCATGCTGCCGTTCCAGCCGGTGTGCCGGGAAGACTGCCAGGGCCTCTGCTCAATATGCGGAGTGCGTCTGGAAGACGAGCCGGGGCACCACCACGAGGACCTGGATCCTCGCTGGGCTGCCCTAGCTGAACTGGCTAAGACCGACCGGCAAACTGATTAG
- the rpmF gene encoding 50S ribosomal protein L32, with the protein MAVPKRKMSRANTRARRAQWKATAPNLVKTIENGQVVYSLPHQAKVVTDSAGTALFLEYKGRKVADV; encoded by the coding sequence GTGGCTGTTCCCAAGCGGAAAATGTCTCGCGCAAATACACGCGCCCGCCGTGCCCAGTGGAAGGCAACTGCCCCCAACTTGGTCAAGACCATCGAAAACGGCCAGGTTGTTTACAGCCTGCCGCACCAGGCAAAGGTCGTCACCGACTCTGCCGGGACTGCGCTGTTCCTTGAATACAAGGGCCGCAAGGTCGCTGACGTCTAA
- a CDS encoding DAK2 domain-containing protein has translation MKRWLGKAETTLGNHSDRLNAINIFPVADGDTGTNLYLTVRAAAAAFADRSTADEPVNDVGAVLATAGRAAMEQARGNSGTLFAVFLCAMAEPLAGHTRLSAPLLAAALNRAQIRAWSALSEPVPGTMLSVLEAAARAAGECDSAHNGDDSNQALGLALDAAVNAALDAVVRTEDQLAPLHAAHVVDAGGVGMLLILDCLRSAVLGEELQDELLDGLHGYDLQDPHIHAGMPDDDGVEVMCTISLSPLAAATLRQRLDELGDSVIMSQVGSANPVGSPSGPNDSRDDDDDDEDAAEASYRWRVHVHVPDAEPAVAVIRSLGEPTDISISQLSMPRDPGLPAGQHGHEY, from the coding sequence ATGAAGCGGTGGCTGGGCAAAGCGGAGACGACGCTCGGGAACCACAGCGACCGTCTCAACGCCATCAACATCTTCCCGGTGGCAGATGGCGACACGGGCACCAACCTCTACCTCACAGTCCGCGCTGCTGCTGCGGCGTTCGCCGATCGGTCCACCGCGGACGAACCGGTGAACGACGTCGGGGCCGTTCTGGCAACGGCAGGACGCGCGGCCATGGAGCAGGCCCGGGGTAACTCAGGAACACTCTTCGCTGTCTTCTTGTGCGCAATGGCTGAGCCGCTGGCCGGGCACACGCGCCTCAGCGCGCCCTTGCTTGCCGCCGCACTGAACCGGGCCCAGATCCGTGCTTGGTCTGCCTTGAGCGAGCCTGTACCGGGCACCATGCTCTCCGTTCTCGAAGCTGCCGCCAGGGCAGCGGGCGAATGCGATAGTGCCCACAACGGCGACGACAGCAACCAGGCGTTGGGCCTGGCCCTCGATGCCGCAGTCAATGCAGCGCTGGATGCAGTAGTGCGAACCGAGGACCAACTGGCCCCGCTGCATGCGGCCCATGTAGTGGATGCGGGTGGTGTGGGCATGTTGTTGATCCTGGATTGCCTCCGTTCGGCTGTGCTCGGCGAAGAACTCCAAGATGAACTCCTGGACGGCCTGCACGGCTATGACCTGCAGGATCCGCACATCCATGCGGGAATGCCTGACGACGACGGCGTCGAGGTCATGTGCACCATCAGCCTGTCACCGCTCGCCGCCGCCACGCTCCGTCAGCGATTGGACGAACTCGGCGACTCCGTCATCATGAGCCAGGTGGGCAGCGCGAACCCGGTGGGCAGCCCGTCTGGACCGAATGATTCACGGGACGACGACGATGACGACGAGGACGCGGCGGAAGCCAGCTACCGGTGGCGCGTCCATGTCCACGTTCCGGACGCTGAACCCGCCGTGGCCGTCATCCGCTCACTCGGCGAGCCCACCGACATCTCCATCAGCCAGCTCTCGATGCCGCGCGATCCAGGCCTCCCGGCAGGCCAGCACGGGCATGAATACTGA